Proteins from a genomic interval of Zerene cesonia ecotype Mississippi unplaced genomic scaffold, Zerene_cesonia_1.1 Zces_u001, whole genome shotgun sequence:
- the LOC119838240 gene encoding putative fatty acyl-CoA reductase CG5065 yields the protein MAPSIGVAEYYANKTVFITGATGFMGKVMIEKMLRCCPEVKKIYMLMRPKKGQGTKERLDDFINCRIFDKLQATSPDCFDKLSVIPGDILQEDLGISEEHRSELQEHVEIVFHCAACVRFDMFIRDAVNMNTVGTMKVLKLVEGMKKLEVFEHVSTSYCRCELHTLQEKLYPARHSPQNVAHATRWMDDELLAHLQPKLIEPQPNTYAYTKNLTEDLVTQYEGKFPIVIARPSIVTAAYKEPIPGWVDNLNGPTGLLIGAGKGVIRTMHCNENYLADVMPVDMAVNACLLLAYLTALDKPKEIRVCNVTQSGVNPLTWGQALDLGRIHVQEFPFSVCLWYPGGSAKSSRAAHRLAALFAHQLPAYAVDLLMFLMGKKTFMVKIQKRVNYGLEVLQYYTTKEWYFENDFYRSLPDRVSEIDRKVFYTDMRLVEWSPYIRNYIKGAREFCCKEDPSTLPQARRRQRQLYYLDLVVQTLVYGLLAYFVYYYIIRILIQV from the exons atggcGCCATCTATCGGCGTAGCGGAGTACTACGCTAACAAGACGGTTTTTATCACCGGCGCAACCGGGTTTATGGGCAAGGTGATGATAGAGAAGATGCTGAGATGCTGCCCCGAGGTGAAGAAGATATATATGCTGATGCGGCCCAAGAAGGGGCAGGGGACGAAGGAGCGGCtggatgattttattaattgtaga ATATTCGACAAATTGCAAGCGACGTCGCCGGACTGTTTCGACAAGCTGTCAGTGATCCCAGGTGACATCCTGCAGGAAGACTTGGGCATCTCTGAGGAGCACCGATCGGAGCTACAGGAACATGTGGAAATCGTGTTTCACTGCGCTGCCTGTGTTAG ATTCGACATGTTCATCCGAGACGCTGTCAATATGAATACAGTGGGAACCATGAAGGTGCTCAAACTGGTGGAAGGCATGAAGAAATTGGAG GTGTTCGAGCACGTATCCACGTCGTACTGCCGCTGCGAGCTGCACACGCTGCAAGAGAAGCTGTACCCGGCGCGCCACTCGCCGCAGAACGTGGCGCACGCGACGCGTTGGATGGACGACGAGCTGCTGGCGCACCTGCAGCCCAA ACTGATCGAGCCGCAGCCAAACACATATGCGTATACCAAGAACCTGACCGAAGATTTGGTGACCCAGTACGAGGGGAAGTTTCCGATTGTTATTGCCAGACCCTCCATTG tGACAGCCGCGTACAAAGAACCTATACCAGGCTGGGTTGACAATCTGAATGGACCCACAGGACTGCTTATTGGAGCTGGAAAAG GTGTGATCCGCACAATGCACTGCAACGAGAACTACCTGGCTGACGTGATGCCGGTGGACATGGCGGTCAACGCGTGCCTACTGCTCGCTTATCTCACTGCTCTTGACAA ACCAAAAGAAATCCGCGTTTGCAACGTGACACAATCTGGAGTGAATCCGCTCACTTGGGGACAAGCTTTGGACTTGG GTCGCATCCACGTGCAGGAGTTCCCATTCTCCGTGTGCCTGTGGTACCCGGGCGGTTCTGCGAAGAGTTCCCGCGCGGCGCACCGCCTCGCCGCGCTGTTCGCGCACCAGCTGCCCGCCTACGCCGTGGACCTGCTGATGTTCCTCATGGGGAAGAAGACTTT CATGGTAAAAATCCAGAAACGCGTGAACTACGGTCTAGAAGTGCTCCAGTACTATACTACTAAAGAGTGGTACTTCGAAAATGATTTCTACCGCTCGCTGCCGGATCGCGTCTCGGAAATAGACAGGAAAGTCTTTTACACAGACATGAGA CTAGTCGAATGGAGTCCCTACATACGCAACTACATAAAGGGTGCCCGTGAATTCTGTTGTAAAGAGGACCCCAGCACGTTACCTCAAGCACGCCGCCGGCAAAGACA ATTGTACTACCTGGATCTTGTAGTGCAAACATTGGTGTATGGACTTCTTGCTTACTTCGTATACTACTATATAATCCGAATTTTAATACAAGTATAG